A stretch of the Candidatus Palauibacter scopulicola genome encodes the following:
- a CDS encoding transcriptional repressor, protein MRITKNEARRRLRERGLRVTAPRLAVLRILAAAEGPVSFTQVLDLLGDSDWDQATIYRNLVKLREAGLAPVVSRADGIDRYALAGDHEDSHLHPHFLCEDCGRVACLKEEVTAALSIDGPWAESIRRAMVHLLGHCPDCLAQADA, encoded by the coding sequence ATGCGAATCACCAAGAACGAGGCCCGTCGGAGGCTGCGCGAGCGCGGTCTGCGCGTGACCGCGCCGCGCCTTGCGGTGCTCCGCATCCTGGCCGCCGCCGAGGGTCCGGTGTCCTTCACGCAGGTGCTCGACCTGCTCGGCGACTCGGACTGGGATCAGGCGACGATCTACCGCAACCTGGTCAAGCTGCGTGAGGCCGGCCTCGCTCCCGTGGTGAGTCGGGCGGACGGCATCGACCGATACGCGCTCGCGGGAGACCACGAAGACAGCCATCTCCACCCGCACTTCCTGTGCGAGGACTGCGGCCGGGTGGCCTGCCTGAAGGAGGAGGTCACCGCCGCGTTGTCGATCGATGGGCCGTGGGCCGAGTCCATCCGCCGCGCGATGGTGCACCTCCTCGGCCACTGCCCGGACTGCCTCGCCCAGGCCGACGCCTGA